From the Labilithrix sp. genome, the window GGTAACCGCCGTAGCAGCCGTAAGGGCAGGGCTCCGACGGCGGCGCCCGCAGCGGCGATGACGATATCGTCATCCCGCCTCGCCCTCGCGCTCGGCCCGGAGGGCGAGCTCCGTGATGAGTTCACACGCGCGGACGATGCCCTCGGACGTCGTGTCGATGTGGCCAGCGAAGACCGGGCGGCCGTTCTTATAGCCGACTATCGGACGGCGCTTCTCGGAGGTCAGACATTCTTCGGCCTCGAGTTGTACGGTATCGTCGGGCATCGGTTGTCTCCTTGTTCGATGTTCATGCTGCCCCGCCGACGCGAAACTCGGCGGGGCAGCCTCACTCGTCAGTTCGGCTGGCTGGCGACGTACTCCGCGTAGGCCGCCTCGTCGCGTTTCCGGAGGACCTCATCGCTCTCGAACACGAGCTCGCACTCGATAGCCTCGTGACTAAGGAGGGCATTGAAGCGGCGCTGGAGCGAGACGATGCCGGCGAAGCCGTAAGGTCGCTTCGTCTGCTGGCGTAGCTCGATGAGCTCCACAACGTGCGGCCAGAGGGCGTAGAGATGGTTGCTCACTTGGACAGCGAATGGAGACCACGTGTCGCGCTGCTCCTCGCTCCAGATCCCCTGAGTCGCCTGAGCAGCAACGGACTCTGCGTTGCCTTCGATGAGCTGCTGGAGCACGCAGGAAAGGTTGTCGAGGTGGGCGAGACCAGCACCGCCGTCGTCGTCGTCGTCACTGAAGTCGTCGAAGAATGGGCTGAGCAAGTCCTCCAGCGCATACACGTGCGGTTCGATGTTCGATAGAGTTTCATGAATTCTCTGTTCAATGAGCTCGTCGGATAGTTGGGTCATGGCTTCTCCTTTTCGAAATAGTTCTTCAAGAGAATGCAAGCCTGTTCAGGGATGGTCTTTCGTGCCTTCCTCGCGCTCCTGTGGAGGGACAAGTACGTCTCGTCATCCACAGGGACCAAGATCTGAGGCGCGAAGGTGTCGCCGCGTAGAACTCCGTAGACGTGGCTGATATCCACTTTGTATTCGGCCGCGAGCTGACGAGCCGTCCGGCCAGCCCTCCTCTTCTGCCGCATCTCCACGGCGGCGAAGAGATCCATCTTCCTGTGGCCGTTTTCACTGTGAGTCACCCAACCGTGAGCCAAATAAAGCTCTATCAGGAGCCATGATGACCATGGTTCCCAGTGCTCCGATCGACGCACGCCGCCCACTTCAACGCATGGGTCGAACTGACATACGAGGCCCTTATCCCAGAGGCATCGTGGACCGTGCAGTTTACGAGTGCAAAACAGCATTTCAAACATAGTATTCGGAGGCCATTCCTTTCGTCACTGGTACGCCCGTTGCTCCGATCGCGTGCGCGCGGATCTCTCCTTCTCTTCTCTCTCGATCTCGGATCCCAGATCCGGAGAGATTCAGAGAGAGGGAGATCCGGGACGCGCGAGGTCGGATCAGGTCGGAACATTCCGATGACGTCCTCGGAGAGCGTGACCGTAGAAGAGGCACGGAAGGATGGTTTTCTGAGCCTCGAGAATCTGGAAGCTATGTCAGGGCCTCCGAAGCGTAAGAGAACCTCGGAAGGGCAACGGGACTCAAGGACGATGGCGCCATGAAGACGGCTCGTAATCTCATGGCTCGCTCTCCCTGATCTGACCGGTAGAAAGTCCGCTCGGAGACTCCCTCATTGCGCATGTACCTGACGAAATGGCGAGCTCCAACGGCTATCCCTTCACGTCACGACGAAAGGTTGTCGAGCGAATCACCTCGGAGCCCGCCTTCGCGCTGGCGTGCATCCGCCTCGTCGACGAGCGTCGCGGCTGGATGGCCTCGCACCGGGTTCGGGCAGGCAAGGTCCTCGCGAAGATCATCGCCGGCGATCTATCGCCCTCGGATCTCGCCGAGGTGATCTCCTTGATCTCGCCCTACGCGCGGACCGTCAGCCGCATCCTGCGCGAGCGCGAGATCGCCGAAGGGGCGCCCGAGCTCGCCGCCAAGGCCGCGGTGTTCGGCGTGCTCCGTCCCGCTTCAGCAGCGCCCGACACCAGGGAGGTCGTGCAGCCGTCGGTTGCTTCCCCCTCCGTCGCCGACACGCCCGCTGCCGTGGAGGTGCCGGTTGTCGCGCCGAAGCGTCGTGGACGGTCCCCTGGATCCAAGAACAAAAAGCCGCGCTCGGAGTCCGAACCGAAGCGCCGTCGCCGTTCCTGACCTTCCTCCGTCATTCCATCCCGAAGCGTCGGGGTCACGGCGCGTTGCTTTCTCGCGTCCAGGCTCGGCTCGCAGGCTAACCTGCGAGGTTGATCGCTCACGCAAGTGGGCACGACCGCATCCGAATGGAGGGATTCGTGAACGTCGCGCTGCCACCGCTTCCCGTATTCTCGATACCCGACGCCCGCATCGGTGAAGGTCTCATCGCCCACGTCCAAAGCGTCAACTCGTTCGCCGCTGTCGCGGCATGGGATCGAGACGCGAACGCGTTCGCCTCCTACGTCAAGGGCTTCCTCGCGGCGGTTCCGAACATCGAGTATCAGATCGGCGTCGTCGAGCAGCACGCGAGGCACGCCCACGCCAGTCGCGGGTTCTTCGAGAAGACGTTCGGATCGCCCCCGATGACGGCGGAGATTCAGGCGATGCGGCAGCAGCTCAGGGTGGCCGTCGTTGCCTTGACGGGCATCGTCGAGCAGCTCGAATCGCTCATCGACCAGACGCCCGACAACCCGGAGGAGAAGAAAGCCCTCCTTGCCGATCTGAAGGCGTTGAAGAAGGAGCTCTCCCAGGAGAAGAAGGAGTTGAGCCTCGCGATGCGTGAGGTGCGCGCCAACGCACGACGTGCCGGCGCGAACGTCGGCGGCTTCTTCAGCACGCCACGATCGCGTCGCTACGAGCGAATGCAGATCCGGTTCAACAAGGAGGCTGCACTCCAACCGCACGAGGACGAGAAGGCAGCCATCGAACGGCGGATCATGTCGGTGGAACGCCTCATCCTCTGGGTCGAGCGGATCAACTGACGCGAAGCCCGGCGCGTGGGATGAGTCAGGCGCGTTCGTCGCCACCGAATCATCCTCTCGACGAAGTCTGCCGCTGGCAATCTCCCGCCGGAGATCTTGCGCTCGTCGGCGTACCAGCTGTCGGAGGTGATGATGTTCTTCCGCGCTCTGACCGCCGACGAAGAGGCCCGCTTCAGGAGCTGGGCGCGCAGCAACTACCCGCCCGGTTCCATCATCGACGGTGCGTGGCATCCGTCCGTGCAGGACGAGTGCCTCCGCATCAATCGCGAGCGCGCCGTGTTCGTCATGGACGCCGCAGCTCCGGGCGAGGAGTCCGCCCCATGACCGCCGATGAGCTCGCCGAGGTCATCGAGGATCTTATTCGCGCCGTGGTCGAGGACGAGGAGGGCGATGCCGAGGAGCTGCACGGCGCGCGGCTCTCCTCCTTCCGTCACGCCGGGCTTCTCACGCGGAATGCCGGCGTTGTCATCACGCTGGCCGACGGTTCCGAGTTCCAGATCTCGGTCGTGCAGTCGCGGATCAGCGACCGTGATGACGAGGACACCGCCGCCGACGACAGCGATGAGGACGCTTCGTAGTCGGGGGCAGGCCTCGTCAGATCGGTTTTACCCAAACCCCATCACGCGGCCGGACATGGACTCGCGCTCGCCACAAGCGGCGACGGGCCGTGCTCGGCCGTCGCCTTGTTCGACGTGTACACGGGGAGGCCCGCGGCAAGATCGCCGGGCCCCCATCGGGATGGGGTGTCTCCTTGAGCTCAACGCCCCTGCCGATCACGCCGTGGCAGCCGTTCGGGCGAGCACCCTCCCGACCGTCGTCGCCTCCCATCGGCCACCCCGCTTGGTCGGATGCCCCTCGTCGCGGAGGATACGGGCGATCGCGCGGAGCGAGCTCCCGGCCGTGCGTAGCTCCATGGCACGCCGTACGGCCGCCATCTCGGCCTCGTCCTCGATTACGACGCGACGGCCGTCGCGATCGATCTCGGGCGTTCGCCTTCGTCCGAGCGGCACGCCGCCGACGAGAACCCCCGTCGACTTGAGATGAGCAAGGCTTTCGCGCGTGCGTTCTGCCGTCGCCTCACGCTCCCATTGAGCGACCGAAGCGAGGACGTTCAAGACGAGCCGGCCAGCCGCGGTGCGGGTGTCGATGGAGTCCGAGACGGACAGAAGGGAGCACTTCAACGCGAAGTAGCGCTCGACCAGATCTCCGAGGTCACGAACCGAGCGAGTGAGCCGGTCCAGCTTCACCACGAGGAGGCCGCTGGCGGAGCCGTCTTCGAGACAGGCGAGCGCGCGGAGCAGACCGGGGCGACCCTCGACCGTTCGAGCGGAGCGGCCGGCGTCCATCTCGACGCAGACCAGTTCCAAGTCCATCGCGAGGGCATACGCTTCAAGCTTGGCGCGCTGCGCTGCGAGGGAGACTCCTTCATCGGCCTGCCCTTCGGTACTGACCCTCACGTACCCGACCACACGCGTCTTCGTCATGGTCGCCGATACTTGTTCAGTGCTCGGATCTTCACCGAGATGACCATCGCCGTTACGGGATGGTTCTTGCGGGATGGTCAAAATCTCCTCGAAGAAGTGTCTTCACGGAGACTTCGGTTGAAGGAGATCTATCCTCCGTGGAGGCGATCGACGTGGGACTGGTGCCACGCCGTCTCGATGTCGGTGAGGTCGACATCGTCGCCCACTGCCGCCACGGCATCGAGCACGATCTGTCTGCGGGCAGCACGGAGCTGTGCATCGAGCGCTGGGAGTAGGGAGGCCGCCGTGGTCAGCACAGCCTGCACGCCCTCGTCGTGCGTCATCGACTGGAACGAGACCCGCTCGTGACGACGGACGATGTGCTCGGCGAGCTCTCGGGCGCGATAGCGGTCGACCTGGGAAGCAAGCTCGCTTGCCGTGAAGAACTCCCCGTTGGCCGGTCGCGCGTCGAGCACCGACACGGCGGAGAAGAGCCTTGTGGTTGTCCGCTTGCCATCGAGGAACGACACCTCGTAGCCCACGCCCGCTGCTGGATCGAGCTGACCGCGCAGTACCTTGATGTGCGAGATGCGCTCGACGACTTTCGCGACCCGCTTGTCGTCTTGACTCGCCGTAGACGTTGATCCCATGTCGCTCGGGTATCACGCCGCATGCGCGGAGAACACGGAGAACGGGTCAGCGAAGGTCGGCCTCGCGCGCGTGCCGACGGAGCACGTCTGCGACGTCATCGGCATCCACGACCTCGACGCGCCCCATCCCGTCCACGATTTGGATCTCGCCGGTGTCCTCGTCGAGCGCGATCGCGACGCCGTCGGCGAGCTCGGTGGCGCGCTCCACGACCTCCTCCCACGAGAGTGACACACCGGCGCGCTCGACGCGGTCACCTCGGATGATGACGGCGCCACAGTGGATCCGGTTGACGTGCTCCGGGACGGCGAGCGCGACGAGAAGCTCCCGGCTCACGACGGCGTCGAGCAGGACGCCGCCGGTGATGTCGTGCGACGGATTCAGCAAGAGGACCGCGCCAAGACGATGGCGCGACATGATGAGCACCGTGCCGGCGATCTCCTCGGCGACGTCGACGGGCATCACGGGCTGGTCTGCCCGGTCATCTCGCGGAGCCACAGGCGGAGCCGGAGCCTCGCGCTCCCGTCGGTGCTCTCGCCGATTGCGACCTCAAGGGTCGTCGTGGCGATGTCCGCTTCGTGGTCGAATAAGGCAGGGGCGACCATCGGCGTCCAGCCGTTCTCGCTCGCGAGGTGATGCCAGCCGCGCACTGAAGGCGCCGCGCGGTGAAGCTGCCAGCGCGTCTCGCGCGGCAGGAACGACGACGAGATCAGGTCGGGATGCGCCTCGGCGAGCTCGGTCATCCAGTCAGGGACACGCCCAAACGCGTGGAGCCATGACGAGATGAGGCGCGCCGCGCGGCAGGTCGAGTCTGGCAGTTGACTGACCGCCCACTCCGACGCAGCCTTGCCCCACTCCGCCCGGATCCATCCTCGCCACCTGTGCTCGTCAAGCGTGGCGAGGAGCAGCTAGCAGAGGGCTTCGTGGTCGCCGTCGCGGTGGACGCGGGGCATGATGCGCTCGACGCCGTGACCTGCGTGGACTGCGGTCATCACCGGCGACATCGACCGGATCGACATCAGCACGCGCCGGACCGCGCTCGAGACGTGCAGCGCCCGTCCGAGCGCGGAGATCACGTCGGCGAGATCGGCCTCCGTCGGCCGGGCGCGAGGGAGCATGATTCGGATAACGTTCGCCGCGTCCTCGCGGTCCTCCGCGTCGGCGCGCATATCGCCCAGCACGGAGGTCGCGCGGCGCAAGGTCTCCTTGGCGTAGGAGCGGACCACGAGTGGAGGTACGCGACGGACGTCCGAGCCTGCGGCCCGGCAGCCCCGGCTGCAGCTGTACGCTCCGAAATGCACGACCAAGAGCAGCTACAGAATCTTCTGAACGCGTTCGCCGACCTTCCCCTCGAATGCGACGGTATGACGAGGGTGCTCTCGTTCGCCCTGCGGGAGGCGGGCGTACCGCACGTCGCCAAGGCCGGAGACCTGCTCGTCGACGGCGTTCGCGTTGTCCCGATCCACTTCTGGATCGAGCTCAGCGACGGCTCGCTCGTCGACTATCGGGCCCGGATGTGGAGTGGCGAGGGCGACCACGTCCCTCACGGAGTGTTCCGCTCGGAGGATTGCCCGCGCGTCGAGTATCGCGGCGAGGCGGTCGACGTCTCGATGCCACGCGTCGTTTTCGACGTGCTCACGCGTGACAGGTGCGCCGATGCCTCCAGCCGATGCTGACGCGGGCCGGAGCGGCGGCGTCTTGGTTCGCTCGTCAGCATCGGCCAGAACAGGGCAAGCCCCCACGCCTCCTCGCCGATGTCGCGGACGTCCAGCTGGAGCTCCTCGTGAGCGGTCCGGCCTGCCCCGCGACGGTCGGCGTGTCTTGGGGGGGGGGGGGATAATCGCATACAGGATTGTCGTAGAACCTTCCTTCGGAGCGAAGGTTCATGCACGGATCTCGCCGAGGGACCCGTGCGCCGAGACCCGCCGACCGGATCAACGCGAGAACGGTCCCAAGCCAGAGACGCCTATCGTCGGACGTCTCGCGTCGTACCGTGAGCCTCGAGTCGGCAGTCCGAGATGTGAGGAGCGACCTCTCCGAGACCCCGCTCCGTCTGGATCCGCCCGGTGACGCCAACCATCTCGCCCGTGTGAAGCGAGGCGAGGGACCCCGTGTCCAAGCGGCACAGGAAAGCGAGACCCTGCCCCGTTTGGACGAGCAAGCCGGTCGGCAAGATTTGGGCTTCCCCGGTCACGTAGAAGATCCCCGTGTAGACGCTCCGTGCCTGTACAGGGTTGTCGTTGACGTCCCGGATGAGCTGCGGAACGTCGAGGACGGGTGCGCTCTTGCGCGCGTTCTCCTGATCGCGCTCCACCTTCTGCTTGGCTTCCACGCGGAGGCGGTCTTGCCGCTCCTCCTCCTTACGGGTCGCCTCGGCGTGTTGGGACATGCCGAAGAGGATGAGCCCGAGCAACAGTGCACCGGCCCCAGCGGCGCCCAGAATCAGACGCTGTCGCTTACGGTGCCCCTCCACCATGGACTTGATGGCCGGATCATCTGAGTAGTCGTCCATCTCTTCCCCCGAATTCGGGCTCCGCGCTTGGCTCGGACCGGGAGCCGGCTTCCTGCGGATCACCTCAAAGTGCGAAACTAACACTATCGCTTTATGTTTTGGAAGGACGCTCTCCGCGACCTTCCCGGCGTGCGGAAGCTCGATCCTGAACGCGTCGTCGACGGCGTTGGACGCCGGGTCGCCGAGCTCCGGAAGGAGCGCGGCTGGACGCAGGCCGAGCTCGGCGAGCGCATCAACTTCACGTTCCAGTACGTCGCCCGCATCGAGGGCGGCGTGAACCTCACGATCCACTCCCTAACGCACCTCGCGAACGCCTTCCGCGTGCCGATCGCCGCGCTGTTCGAGCCTCCCCGCGACGAAGCCCCTCGGCGGCCTGGTCGGCCACGGAAGAAGGGGTAGACGTTCATTCTCGAGGGCCCGCCTTGCGTCGTCGCCGCTTCGGCCTTGCGCCAAGCACGAACGCCAGGCCCTCGAACGCGGCGTCGTCGAACCACTGCCTCAGGTCATTCACGTCATCTTCACCGAGCGCGACGCCCACGAACACCCGGCCTCCGTGCTCCGCGGCCGTGCGGATCGCGGCCTCGGCGTTGTCCACGCCGTCGTAGAGCCCGAAGCTGGCGAACACGGAGCCGTCGAGCGCGACCGCGATCGGTGAAGGGTGGAGCTGACGCCATGTCTGCCGCCCCCTCTTCCGCGCCCGGCTCACTGGCCACGGGCCGCCCAGACCGCGGCGATAAACGGGATGACGATGACGCCAATTGCGAACAGCCAGTGCCGAAGGCCGACGTGCGCCGGACCGTG encodes:
- a CDS encoding diadenylate cyclase — protein: MPVDVAEEIAGTVLIMSRHRLGAVLLLNPSHDITGGVLLDAVVSRELLVALAVPEHVNRIHCGAVIIRGDRVERAGVSLSWEEVVERATELADGVAIALDEDTGEIQIVDGMGRVEVVDADDVADVLRRHAREADLR
- a CDS encoding recombinase family protein; translation: MTKTRVVGYVRVSTEGQADEGVSLAAQRAKLEAYALAMDLELVCVEMDAGRSARTVEGRPGLLRALACLEDGSASGLLVVKLDRLTRSVRDLGDLVERYFALKCSLLSVSDSIDTRTAAGRLVLNVLASVAQWEREATAERTRESLAHLKSTGVLVGGVPLGRRRTPEIDRDGRRVVIEDEAEMAAVRRAMELRTAGSSLRAIARILRDEGHPTKRGGRWEATTVGRVLARTAATA
- a CDS encoding helix-turn-helix transcriptional regulator, yielding MRKLDPERVVDGVGRRVAELRKERGWTQAELGERINFTFQYVARIEGGVNLTIHSLTHLANAFRVPIAALFEPPRDEAPRRPGRPRKKG